The sequence below is a genomic window from Nostoc flagelliforme CCNUN1.
AACTAAAAATATTGGTTCTAGCACCAATCTCTTCCAAAGATGGTCGACGCAAATCATTTTTCAATTTGGGATGTCCCAGCAGCACTACAGATAAAGTGCAACCATTCTGGCGTACCAATTCAATTAAACCTCGTCTACGTTGAAACCCGTAGTTTTTCCTCGTCAGGGTCAAGGTGATTTTTTACCCATAGGCGATCGCTAATTTCAAAGGGGTTAGAATGAATGTCTTGTTCAAATAAATGAACACGTTCAATCAGTTCAGCAGCAGATTGATAGCACGTGTGATAAGTAACATCTTCACGCAACCACTGCCACAGGTGTTCGACAGGCATAAAATCAGGACTGTAACTAGGTAAGGGTTGCAAGTTTATTTGTAAGACTTGCAATGCTTCGTTTACCAATTGTGCACGATGATAGGGAGCACCATCCCAAATTAAAGTGACCTCTTGGTCTGGAAATTCAGTTCTTAGATGCTTTAAAACATCAATCGTATTGAATTGGTCAGCTTTCAGGTAAGGAAAAATTTTGACTTTGGCATAGTTATAAACATAGATCCCATAAAAGGAAACCTTGGCTCTTCCTGGAGAGTTGGAACTGACCCAAAAACGCTCACCTTTAACTGACCAACCATAGCCTTCATCGCTATCAAGATGAATATGTGCCTCGTCGATAAAAATTAGCAAATGACCATTATGGAGAGCATCATCAAGCAAACCCT
It includes:
- a CDS encoding IS630 family transposase, with the protein product MGTSLQSLRYKSTVISAYRWSSPFFPSEVKSAIDSEIRQALEFAATPPQQRQQTITQKPRWTLKRLAAWIDKQFNLKCCRESIRKTLKNLGFSWKKARKLLNKANSKKRREFLEKLKGLLDDALHNGHLLIFIDEAHIHLDSDEGYGWSVKGERFWVSSNSPGRAKVSFYGIYVYNYAKVKIFPYLKADQFNTIDVLKHLRTEFPDQEVTLIWDGAPYHRAQLVNEALQVLQINLQPLPSYSPDFMPVEHLWQWLREDVTYHTCYQSAAELIERVHLFEQDIHSNPFEISDRLWVKNHLDPDEEKLRVST